One window from the genome of Hippoglossus hippoglossus isolate fHipHip1 chromosome 10, fHipHip1.pri, whole genome shotgun sequence encodes:
- the pcdh10b gene encoding protocadherin-10b isoform X3 produces the protein MIVFVIVLCITDGVLAQIRYSVPEEADHGTLVGNIAEDLGLDLTKLASRRFQVVPSSRTPYLEVNLENGVLFVSEKIDREQICKQSVSCQLNMEVFLENPLELFRVEIEVVDINDNSPSFPDTDITVEISESATPGTRFPLESAFDPDVGSNALRTYDITTNNFFYLDVQTQTDGNKFAELVLEKPLDREQQAAHRYVLTAVDGGQPPRTGTALLVVKVLDSNDNVPVFDQPVYTVSLPENAPVGTLVLQLNATDLDEGLNGEIVYSFSNHISSRVKDLFSIDPRTGRIEVRTEVDFEESGLYQIFVQAKDLGPNAVPAHCKVLVKVNDLNDNAPEITFSTVTESVSEKAAPGTVIALLSVTDRDAEENGQINVEILGDVPFKLKSSFRNYFTILTDGPLNRELAESYSVTVVARDKGTPSLTTSKSIRVQVSDENDNAPTFTQTIYDVYVTENNVPGAYIHAVTALDTDIGQNALISYSILECDIQGMSVKTYVSINEETGYLYALRSFDYEQLKDFTFMVQAKDAGTPELSSNATVKVIIVDQNDNAPVVLAPLGKNGTAREPLPRSAEPGYLVTRIVAMDADDGENARLSYSIQRGNENGMFRMDWRTGELRTARRVSVKRDPHQLYDLLIEVRDHGQPPLSSSASVLVVLVDSVAEGHGSGDRGGAAKAKDGTLDLTLILIIALGSVSFIFLLVMIVLAVRCQKDKKLNFYSCLTSDCCLSCSSCCSQQGRARKKKLSKSDIMLVQSAVNVSGPSSAQVPVEESGSFGSHHQNQNYCYQVCLTPESAKTDLMFLKPCSPSRSTDTDHNPCGAIVTGYTDQQPDIISNGSILSSETKHQRAELSYLVDRPRRVNSSAFQEADLVSSKDSGHGDSEQGDSDHDATNRGHSSGADLFSNCTEECKALGHSDRCWMPSFMPSDGRQGPDYRSNLHVPGMDSVPDTERGKGFASSFRVDISETA, from the exons atgattgtgtttgtgattgtCCTGTGCATCACGGATGGAGTGCTCGCTCAGATACGCTACTCTGTGCCGGAGGAGGCGGACCATGGCACCTTGGTGGGGAATATCGCCGAAGACCTGGGACTGGACCTTACCAAACTGGCCTCTCGCCGGTTCCAGGTAGTGCCCAGCTCTCGCACGCCGTACCTGGAGGTGAACTTGGAGAACGGCGTCCTGTTCGTGAGCGAGAAAATCGACCGGGAGCAGATCTGCAAGCAGAGCGTCAGCTGCCAGCTCAACATGGAGGTGTTCTTGGAAAACCCGCTGGAGCTGTTTCGGGTCGAAATCGAGGTGGTGGACATCAACGACAATTCGCCCAGCTTCCCGGACACGGACATCACGGTGGAGATCTCAGAGAGCGCCACTCCGGGCACCCGCTTCCCCCTCGAGAGCGCGTTCGACCCGGACGTGGGCTCTAACGCATTACGCACGTACGATATCACCACTAACAACTTCTTTTACCTGGACGTGCAGACCCAAACGGACGGAAACAAGTTCGCAGAGCTGGTCCTGGAGAAGCCGCTGGACCGGGAGCAGCAGGCGGCGCACAGGTACGTGTTGACCGCGGTGGACGGCGGTCAGCCTCCACGGACTGGCACCGCGCTGCTGGTGGTCAAAGTGCTGGACTCTAACGATAATGTTCCGGTGTTCGACCAGCCCGTCTACACGGTGAGCCTCCCGGAGAACGCACCGGTGGGCACGCTGGTCCTTCAGCTGAACGCCACCGACCTGGACGAGGGACTAAACGGGGAGATAGTTTACTCCTTCAGTAACCACATCTCCAGCCGCGTAAAGGACTTGTTCAGCATTGATCCGCGCACCGGGCGCATCGAGGTGCGCACAGAGGTGGACTTCGAGGAGAGCGGCCTCTATCAGATCTTTGTCCAGGCCAAGGACCTGGGGCCAAACGCCGTGCCCGCGCACTGCAAAGTGCTGGTCAAAGTCAACGACTTGAACGACAATGCACCGGAGATCACCTTCAGCACCGTCACCGAGTCGGTGAGCGAGAAGGCGGCTCCCGGCACCGTGATTGCGCTGCTGAGTGTCACGGACCGGGACGCAGAGGAGAACGGTCAGATCAACGTGGAAATCCTCGGTGATGTCCCGTTCAAATTAAAATCCTCCTTCAGGAATTATTTCACCATCTTGACGGACGGGCCGCTGAACCGGGAGCTGGCGGAATCCTACTCGGTCACGGTGGTGGCGCGGGATAAAGGGACACCGTCGCTCACCACCAGTAAGTCCATCCGAGTCCAGGTGTCCGATGAGAACGACAACGCGCCCACTTTTACGCAGACCATATATGATGTGTATGTGACAGAGAATAACGTGCCAGGGGCATACATACACGCGGTGACGGCTCTGGACACGGACATCGGGCAGAATGCGCTCATCAGCTACTCCATATTAGAGTGTGACATCCAGGGCATGTCAGTCAAAACCTATGTGTCAATCAACGAGGAGACAGGCTATCTGTACGCACTCAGGTCCTTCGATTATGAGCAGCTGAAGGATTTCACTTTCATGGTCCAAGCCAAAGACGCGGGCACCCCGGAGCTCTCCTCCAACGCCACAGTCAAAGTCATCATCGTGGATCAAAATGACAATGCCCCGGTGGTGTTGGCACCCCTGGGGAAGAACGGCACAGCCAGGGAGCCCCTGCCCCGCTCAGCTGAGCCGGGATACCTGGTGACCCGCATAGTGGCCATGGACGCGGACGACGGCGAGAACGCGCGGCTCTCCTACAGCATCCAGCGGGGGAACGAGAATGGCATGTTCAGGATGGACTGGAGGACGGGCGAGCTCCGCACGGCGAGGAGGGTGTCGGTCAAGCGAGACCCCCACCAGCTCTACGACCTGCTGATCGAGGTGAGGGACCACGGCCAGCCGCCGCTGTCCTCCAGCGCCAGCGTGCTGGTAGTGCTGGTGGACAGTGTGGCTGAGGGCCACGGCAGCGGGGACAGGGGAGGCGCTGCCAAGGCCAAAGATGGCACCCTGGACCTCACCCTGATCCTCATCATCGCCCTGGGCTCCgtctccttcatcttcctcctggtCATGATCGTGCTGGCCGTGCGCTGCCAGAAGGACAAGAAGCTTAACTTTTACAGCTGCCTGACCAGCGACTGCTgcctgagctgcagctcctgctgctctcagcAGGGCCGAGCGCGCAAGAAAAAGCTCAGCAAGTCGGATATCATGCTGGTGCAAAGCGCTGTTAACGTGAGTGGACCCAGTTCAGCTCAAGTCCCCGTGGAGGAGTCAGGGAGCTTCGGCTCCCACCACCAAAACCAGAACTATTGCTACCAGGTATGTCTGACTCCAGAGTCTGCCAAAACCGACCTCATGTTCCTAAAGCCGTGTAGTCCCTCTAGGAGCACAGACACCGATCACAACCCGTGCGGGGCCATAGTCACAGGGTACACAGACCAGCAGCCTGACATCATATCAAACGGCAGCATTTTATCAAGCGAG ACCAAACACCAACGAGCTGAACTCAGCTACCTGGTTGACAGGCCAAGACGTGTCAACAG CTCGGCGTTCCAGGAGGCCGACCTGGTGAGCTCCAAAGACAGTGGCCACGGAGACAGCGAGCAGGGAGACAGCGACCACGACGCCACTAATCGAGGCCATTCCTCCG GTGCTGATCTGTTCTCTAACTGCACGGAGGAGTGCAAGGCCCTGGGCCACTCAGATCGCTGCTGGATGCCGAGCTTCATGCCCTCCGACGGGCGCCAGGGTCCGGACTACCGCAGCAACCTCCACGTGCCTGGCATGGACTCTGTCCCCGACACAGAG CGAGGAAAAGGGTTTGCTAGCTCCTTCCGCGTGGACATATCGGAAACCGCGTGA
- the pcdh10b gene encoding protocadherin-10b isoform X1 encodes MIVFVIVLCITDGVLAQIRYSVPEEADHGTLVGNIAEDLGLDLTKLASRRFQVVPSSRTPYLEVNLENGVLFVSEKIDREQICKQSVSCQLNMEVFLENPLELFRVEIEVVDINDNSPSFPDTDITVEISESATPGTRFPLESAFDPDVGSNALRTYDITTNNFFYLDVQTQTDGNKFAELVLEKPLDREQQAAHRYVLTAVDGGQPPRTGTALLVVKVLDSNDNVPVFDQPVYTVSLPENAPVGTLVLQLNATDLDEGLNGEIVYSFSNHISSRVKDLFSIDPRTGRIEVRTEVDFEESGLYQIFVQAKDLGPNAVPAHCKVLVKVNDLNDNAPEITFSTVTESVSEKAAPGTVIALLSVTDRDAEENGQINVEILGDVPFKLKSSFRNYFTILTDGPLNRELAESYSVTVVARDKGTPSLTTSKSIRVQVSDENDNAPTFTQTIYDVYVTENNVPGAYIHAVTALDTDIGQNALISYSILECDIQGMSVKTYVSINEETGYLYALRSFDYEQLKDFTFMVQAKDAGTPELSSNATVKVIIVDQNDNAPVVLAPLGKNGTAREPLPRSAEPGYLVTRIVAMDADDGENARLSYSIQRGNENGMFRMDWRTGELRTARRVSVKRDPHQLYDLLIEVRDHGQPPLSSSASVLVVLVDSVAEGHGSGDRGGAAKAKDGTLDLTLILIIALGSVSFIFLLVMIVLAVRCQKDKKLNFYSCLTSDCCLSCSSCCSQQGRARKKKLSKSDIMLVQSAVNVSGPSSAQVPVEESGSFGSHHQNQNYCYQVCLTPESAKTDLMFLKPCSPSRSTDTDHNPCGAIVTGYTDQQPDIISNGSILSSETKHQRAELSYLVDRPRRVNSSAFQEADLVSSKDSGHGDSEQGDSDHDATNRGHSSGADLFSNCTEECKALGHSDRCWMPSFMPSDGRQGPDYRSNLHVPGMDSVPDTEVFESPEQTADKSFSTFGKETPLSHQHQHLHHHHLLQNHHVRHHHSSLERKELEAFLPSSRTPCNPAHLTRKRVC; translated from the exons atgattgtgtttgtgattgtCCTGTGCATCACGGATGGAGTGCTCGCTCAGATACGCTACTCTGTGCCGGAGGAGGCGGACCATGGCACCTTGGTGGGGAATATCGCCGAAGACCTGGGACTGGACCTTACCAAACTGGCCTCTCGCCGGTTCCAGGTAGTGCCCAGCTCTCGCACGCCGTACCTGGAGGTGAACTTGGAGAACGGCGTCCTGTTCGTGAGCGAGAAAATCGACCGGGAGCAGATCTGCAAGCAGAGCGTCAGCTGCCAGCTCAACATGGAGGTGTTCTTGGAAAACCCGCTGGAGCTGTTTCGGGTCGAAATCGAGGTGGTGGACATCAACGACAATTCGCCCAGCTTCCCGGACACGGACATCACGGTGGAGATCTCAGAGAGCGCCACTCCGGGCACCCGCTTCCCCCTCGAGAGCGCGTTCGACCCGGACGTGGGCTCTAACGCATTACGCACGTACGATATCACCACTAACAACTTCTTTTACCTGGACGTGCAGACCCAAACGGACGGAAACAAGTTCGCAGAGCTGGTCCTGGAGAAGCCGCTGGACCGGGAGCAGCAGGCGGCGCACAGGTACGTGTTGACCGCGGTGGACGGCGGTCAGCCTCCACGGACTGGCACCGCGCTGCTGGTGGTCAAAGTGCTGGACTCTAACGATAATGTTCCGGTGTTCGACCAGCCCGTCTACACGGTGAGCCTCCCGGAGAACGCACCGGTGGGCACGCTGGTCCTTCAGCTGAACGCCACCGACCTGGACGAGGGACTAAACGGGGAGATAGTTTACTCCTTCAGTAACCACATCTCCAGCCGCGTAAAGGACTTGTTCAGCATTGATCCGCGCACCGGGCGCATCGAGGTGCGCACAGAGGTGGACTTCGAGGAGAGCGGCCTCTATCAGATCTTTGTCCAGGCCAAGGACCTGGGGCCAAACGCCGTGCCCGCGCACTGCAAAGTGCTGGTCAAAGTCAACGACTTGAACGACAATGCACCGGAGATCACCTTCAGCACCGTCACCGAGTCGGTGAGCGAGAAGGCGGCTCCCGGCACCGTGATTGCGCTGCTGAGTGTCACGGACCGGGACGCAGAGGAGAACGGTCAGATCAACGTGGAAATCCTCGGTGATGTCCCGTTCAAATTAAAATCCTCCTTCAGGAATTATTTCACCATCTTGACGGACGGGCCGCTGAACCGGGAGCTGGCGGAATCCTACTCGGTCACGGTGGTGGCGCGGGATAAAGGGACACCGTCGCTCACCACCAGTAAGTCCATCCGAGTCCAGGTGTCCGATGAGAACGACAACGCGCCCACTTTTACGCAGACCATATATGATGTGTATGTGACAGAGAATAACGTGCCAGGGGCATACATACACGCGGTGACGGCTCTGGACACGGACATCGGGCAGAATGCGCTCATCAGCTACTCCATATTAGAGTGTGACATCCAGGGCATGTCAGTCAAAACCTATGTGTCAATCAACGAGGAGACAGGCTATCTGTACGCACTCAGGTCCTTCGATTATGAGCAGCTGAAGGATTTCACTTTCATGGTCCAAGCCAAAGACGCGGGCACCCCGGAGCTCTCCTCCAACGCCACAGTCAAAGTCATCATCGTGGATCAAAATGACAATGCCCCGGTGGTGTTGGCACCCCTGGGGAAGAACGGCACAGCCAGGGAGCCCCTGCCCCGCTCAGCTGAGCCGGGATACCTGGTGACCCGCATAGTGGCCATGGACGCGGACGACGGCGAGAACGCGCGGCTCTCCTACAGCATCCAGCGGGGGAACGAGAATGGCATGTTCAGGATGGACTGGAGGACGGGCGAGCTCCGCACGGCGAGGAGGGTGTCGGTCAAGCGAGACCCCCACCAGCTCTACGACCTGCTGATCGAGGTGAGGGACCACGGCCAGCCGCCGCTGTCCTCCAGCGCCAGCGTGCTGGTAGTGCTGGTGGACAGTGTGGCTGAGGGCCACGGCAGCGGGGACAGGGGAGGCGCTGCCAAGGCCAAAGATGGCACCCTGGACCTCACCCTGATCCTCATCATCGCCCTGGGCTCCgtctccttcatcttcctcctggtCATGATCGTGCTGGCCGTGCGCTGCCAGAAGGACAAGAAGCTTAACTTTTACAGCTGCCTGACCAGCGACTGCTgcctgagctgcagctcctgctgctctcagcAGGGCCGAGCGCGCAAGAAAAAGCTCAGCAAGTCGGATATCATGCTGGTGCAAAGCGCTGTTAACGTGAGTGGACCCAGTTCAGCTCAAGTCCCCGTGGAGGAGTCAGGGAGCTTCGGCTCCCACCACCAAAACCAGAACTATTGCTACCAGGTATGTCTGACTCCAGAGTCTGCCAAAACCGACCTCATGTTCCTAAAGCCGTGTAGTCCCTCTAGGAGCACAGACACCGATCACAACCCGTGCGGGGCCATAGTCACAGGGTACACAGACCAGCAGCCTGACATCATATCAAACGGCAGCATTTTATCAAGCGAG ACCAAACACCAACGAGCTGAACTCAGCTACCTGGTTGACAGGCCAAGACGTGTCAACAG CTCGGCGTTCCAGGAGGCCGACCTGGTGAGCTCCAAAGACAGTGGCCACGGAGACAGCGAGCAGGGAGACAGCGACCACGACGCCACTAATCGAGGCCATTCCTCCG GTGCTGATCTGTTCTCTAACTGCACGGAGGAGTGCAAGGCCCTGGGCCACTCAGATCGCTGCTGGATGCCGAGCTTCATGCCCTCCGACGGGCGCCAGGGTCCGGACTACCGCAGCAACCTCCACGTGCCTGGCATGGACTCTGTCCCCGACACAGAGGTATTTGAAAGCCCAGAGCAAACGGCCGATAAGTCATTCTCCACCTTTGGCAAAGAGACGCCTCTCAGTCATCAACACCAAcacctccatcaccaccatcttcTCCAAAACCATCACGTCAGACACCACCACAGCTCCCTAGAGAGGAAAGAGTTGGAGGCATTTCTGCCTAGCTCCAGAACACCTTGTAACCCAGCTCATTTAA CGAGGAAAAGGGTTTGCTAG
- the pcdh10b gene encoding protocadherin-10b isoform X2, translating into MIVFVIVLCITDGVLAQIRYSVPEEADHGTLVGNIAEDLGLDLTKLASRRFQVVPSSRTPYLEVNLENGVLFVSEKIDREQICKQSVSCQLNMEVFLENPLELFRVEIEVVDINDNSPSFPDTDITVEISESATPGTRFPLESAFDPDVGSNALRTYDITTNNFFYLDVQTQTDGNKFAELVLEKPLDREQQAAHRYVLTAVDGGQPPRTGTALLVVKVLDSNDNVPVFDQPVYTVSLPENAPVGTLVLQLNATDLDEGLNGEIVYSFSNHISSRVKDLFSIDPRTGRIEVRTEVDFEESGLYQIFVQAKDLGPNAVPAHCKVLVKVNDLNDNAPEITFSTVTESVSEKAAPGTVIALLSVTDRDAEENGQINVEILGDVPFKLKSSFRNYFTILTDGPLNRELAESYSVTVVARDKGTPSLTTSKSIRVQVSDENDNAPTFTQTIYDVYVTENNVPGAYIHAVTALDTDIGQNALISYSILECDIQGMSVKTYVSINEETGYLYALRSFDYEQLKDFTFMVQAKDAGTPELSSNATVKVIIVDQNDNAPVVLAPLGKNGTAREPLPRSAEPGYLVTRIVAMDADDGENARLSYSIQRGNENGMFRMDWRTGELRTARRVSVKRDPHQLYDLLIEVRDHGQPPLSSSASVLVVLVDSVAEGHGSGDRGGAAKAKDGTLDLTLILIIALGSVSFIFLLVMIVLAVRCQKDKKLNFYSCLTSDCCLSCSSCCSQQGRARKKKLSKSDIMLVQSAVNVSGPSSAQVPVEESGSFGSHHQNQNYCYQTKHQRAELSYLVDRPRRVNSSAFQEADLVSSKDSGHGDSEQGDSDHDATNRGHSSGADLFSNCTEECKALGHSDRCWMPSFMPSDGRQGPDYRSNLHVPGMDSVPDTEVFESPEQTADKSFSTFGKETPLSHQHQHLHHHHLLQNHHVRHHHSSLERKELEAFLPSSRTPCNPAHLTRKRVC; encoded by the exons atgattgtgtttgtgattgtCCTGTGCATCACGGATGGAGTGCTCGCTCAGATACGCTACTCTGTGCCGGAGGAGGCGGACCATGGCACCTTGGTGGGGAATATCGCCGAAGACCTGGGACTGGACCTTACCAAACTGGCCTCTCGCCGGTTCCAGGTAGTGCCCAGCTCTCGCACGCCGTACCTGGAGGTGAACTTGGAGAACGGCGTCCTGTTCGTGAGCGAGAAAATCGACCGGGAGCAGATCTGCAAGCAGAGCGTCAGCTGCCAGCTCAACATGGAGGTGTTCTTGGAAAACCCGCTGGAGCTGTTTCGGGTCGAAATCGAGGTGGTGGACATCAACGACAATTCGCCCAGCTTCCCGGACACGGACATCACGGTGGAGATCTCAGAGAGCGCCACTCCGGGCACCCGCTTCCCCCTCGAGAGCGCGTTCGACCCGGACGTGGGCTCTAACGCATTACGCACGTACGATATCACCACTAACAACTTCTTTTACCTGGACGTGCAGACCCAAACGGACGGAAACAAGTTCGCAGAGCTGGTCCTGGAGAAGCCGCTGGACCGGGAGCAGCAGGCGGCGCACAGGTACGTGTTGACCGCGGTGGACGGCGGTCAGCCTCCACGGACTGGCACCGCGCTGCTGGTGGTCAAAGTGCTGGACTCTAACGATAATGTTCCGGTGTTCGACCAGCCCGTCTACACGGTGAGCCTCCCGGAGAACGCACCGGTGGGCACGCTGGTCCTTCAGCTGAACGCCACCGACCTGGACGAGGGACTAAACGGGGAGATAGTTTACTCCTTCAGTAACCACATCTCCAGCCGCGTAAAGGACTTGTTCAGCATTGATCCGCGCACCGGGCGCATCGAGGTGCGCACAGAGGTGGACTTCGAGGAGAGCGGCCTCTATCAGATCTTTGTCCAGGCCAAGGACCTGGGGCCAAACGCCGTGCCCGCGCACTGCAAAGTGCTGGTCAAAGTCAACGACTTGAACGACAATGCACCGGAGATCACCTTCAGCACCGTCACCGAGTCGGTGAGCGAGAAGGCGGCTCCCGGCACCGTGATTGCGCTGCTGAGTGTCACGGACCGGGACGCAGAGGAGAACGGTCAGATCAACGTGGAAATCCTCGGTGATGTCCCGTTCAAATTAAAATCCTCCTTCAGGAATTATTTCACCATCTTGACGGACGGGCCGCTGAACCGGGAGCTGGCGGAATCCTACTCGGTCACGGTGGTGGCGCGGGATAAAGGGACACCGTCGCTCACCACCAGTAAGTCCATCCGAGTCCAGGTGTCCGATGAGAACGACAACGCGCCCACTTTTACGCAGACCATATATGATGTGTATGTGACAGAGAATAACGTGCCAGGGGCATACATACACGCGGTGACGGCTCTGGACACGGACATCGGGCAGAATGCGCTCATCAGCTACTCCATATTAGAGTGTGACATCCAGGGCATGTCAGTCAAAACCTATGTGTCAATCAACGAGGAGACAGGCTATCTGTACGCACTCAGGTCCTTCGATTATGAGCAGCTGAAGGATTTCACTTTCATGGTCCAAGCCAAAGACGCGGGCACCCCGGAGCTCTCCTCCAACGCCACAGTCAAAGTCATCATCGTGGATCAAAATGACAATGCCCCGGTGGTGTTGGCACCCCTGGGGAAGAACGGCACAGCCAGGGAGCCCCTGCCCCGCTCAGCTGAGCCGGGATACCTGGTGACCCGCATAGTGGCCATGGACGCGGACGACGGCGAGAACGCGCGGCTCTCCTACAGCATCCAGCGGGGGAACGAGAATGGCATGTTCAGGATGGACTGGAGGACGGGCGAGCTCCGCACGGCGAGGAGGGTGTCGGTCAAGCGAGACCCCCACCAGCTCTACGACCTGCTGATCGAGGTGAGGGACCACGGCCAGCCGCCGCTGTCCTCCAGCGCCAGCGTGCTGGTAGTGCTGGTGGACAGTGTGGCTGAGGGCCACGGCAGCGGGGACAGGGGAGGCGCTGCCAAGGCCAAAGATGGCACCCTGGACCTCACCCTGATCCTCATCATCGCCCTGGGCTCCgtctccttcatcttcctcctggtCATGATCGTGCTGGCCGTGCGCTGCCAGAAGGACAAGAAGCTTAACTTTTACAGCTGCCTGACCAGCGACTGCTgcctgagctgcagctcctgctgctctcagcAGGGCCGAGCGCGCAAGAAAAAGCTCAGCAAGTCGGATATCATGCTGGTGCAAAGCGCTGTTAACGTGAGTGGACCCAGTTCAGCTCAAGTCCCCGTGGAGGAGTCAGGGAGCTTCGGCTCCCACCACCAAAACCAGAACTATTGCTACCAG ACCAAACACCAACGAGCTGAACTCAGCTACCTGGTTGACAGGCCAAGACGTGTCAACAG CTCGGCGTTCCAGGAGGCCGACCTGGTGAGCTCCAAAGACAGTGGCCACGGAGACAGCGAGCAGGGAGACAGCGACCACGACGCCACTAATCGAGGCCATTCCTCCG GTGCTGATCTGTTCTCTAACTGCACGGAGGAGTGCAAGGCCCTGGGCCACTCAGATCGCTGCTGGATGCCGAGCTTCATGCCCTCCGACGGGCGCCAGGGTCCGGACTACCGCAGCAACCTCCACGTGCCTGGCATGGACTCTGTCCCCGACACAGAGGTATTTGAAAGCCCAGAGCAAACGGCCGATAAGTCATTCTCCACCTTTGGCAAAGAGACGCCTCTCAGTCATCAACACCAAcacctccatcaccaccatcttcTCCAAAACCATCACGTCAGACACCACCACAGCTCCCTAGAGAGGAAAGAGTTGGAGGCATTTCTGCCTAGCTCCAGAACACCTTGTAACCCAGCTCATTTAA CGAGGAAAAGGGTTTGCTAG